Part of the Paenibacillus kyungheensis genome, TGGAGGACTTACTCTACTTGATACGATTCAAGGTGGCGTAGGCATGCCGAAAGTATTGGAACACGTCGAAGGGATGCAACGTAAAGCAGTATTAGGCTTTATGGCGATGATGGAGCAGATTCATGCCAAATCATACAGCAGTATCTTTACAACATTGTCTTCTACAGAAGAGATCGATAAGATTTTCCAATGGGTGGAAGACAATCCACGTCTACAGACCAAAGCAGAAACGATCCGTCAGTACTACTTGAATATTAATTCGCCAAAAGAGCTATTTTTAGCTATGGCGGCTTCTGTATTACTCGAAAGCTATTTGTTCTACAGTGGATTTTTCTATCCGCTTTATCTAGCTGGACAAGGTAAAATGACGTGTAGTGGTGAGATTATTGATCTGATTTTACGTGATGAAAGTATTCACGGTGTGTATGTAGGGGTACTTGCACAAGAAATCTACAATGATCTTGAAGAAGACGAGCAAAAAGACGTTTACGAAATCTTAGAAGGTCTACTGACGTATCTTCATGCGAATGAAGAGAAGTATACGGAAGAGATTTATGATCCAATCGGTCTAACTGAAGATGTAAAAGTCTTCCTTCGTTATAATGCAAACAAAGCGTTTATGAATTTGGGCTTTGATCCTGTATTTGCTGAAGAAGAAGTGAATCCGATTGTATTCAACGGGATCAGCACACATACGAAACAACATGACTTTTTCTCGAAAAAAGGAAATGGATATGTGCGTGCGATGAACGTTGAGCGTTTGACTGATGATGATTTTAAATTTGATTTTTAAAATGGCTTTCTTGAGAAACCGCTATGGGAAAGAAATCATTCGGTCGGTCGCTGGTTGTAGATCCATTTTTGGAATAACCGCTATGCGGTAAAAATGGATCTACAAATGCGAACGCTTCGCTCCTTTCGAATTGATTTCTTTCCCTTCGCTCAGGCGGGGGAGTTAGGAAAGCAAGGATTTTAAAAGATTAGATTTGGTGTGGTAGCAGGTTGGGATCGTTTGGGAGATACTTGAGTTACAGATGATACGAGATAGATAGGGATAGTAGAGAGAGAATAGAGATAATTAGAGAGATAAATATAGAGTATATATGAGTTCAAAAGGGTGAAGTAAAGGGTGTTTTTCTGTGTGTTAAGCAGAAAGGCAGCCTTTTTTCGGTTTTAATTGTTTTATGGTATGGTTTGGCTGTTGATATTTTGATCTGTTTGTTTGATTATTGGGATATTATGTGTTGGGATGATGTGGATAAGCGAATTAAGGATATATAAGAGAGTAGAATAGAAGTGTGGAAAAATATATAGAGAATAGATATATCAGAAAAGAGGAAAAAGGGATGGAACAGCTTTTTTCTAAAAAGCAGGTAGATGATTTTATTCGCCAGCATTCGTTGACATTGCTTATGCTCAAAACGCAGAATTGTAGTGTATGTGAAGCGGTTCAACCGCAGGCGGAACGTTTGTTAGAAGGGTATGAGCATATTACAGGTGGATTTGTGTATATGGAGGATGTGCCTGAATTGGCGGGAGAGTATATGATTTTTACTTCACCGGTATTGTTGCTACTGATGGAAGGCAAAGAGGTATATCGGGTGGCTCGCTTTATTATATTTGAAGAATTGGCGAACCAGATCAATCGGTATCATGAATTTATGCAATCGTAAATACTATAATCGGGTAATGCT contains:
- the nrdF gene encoding class 1b ribonucleoside-diphosphate reductase subunit beta; the encoded protein is MTGPIKAVNWNRPDDDFTMMFWNQNIMQFWTDDEIPLSDDKMSWIQLSDIERDTYMKVLGGLTLLDTIQGGVGMPKVLEHVEGMQRKAVLGFMAMMEQIHAKSYSSIFTTLSSTEEIDKIFQWVEDNPRLQTKAETIRQYYLNINSPKELFLAMAASVLLESYLFYSGFFYPLYLAGQGKMTCSGEIIDLILRDESIHGVYVGVLAQEIYNDLEEDEQKDVYEILEGLLTYLHANEEKYTEEIYDPIGLTEDVKVFLRYNANKAFMNLGFDPVFAEEEVNPIVFNGISTHTKQHDFFSKKGNGYVRAMNVERLTDDDFKFDF
- a CDS encoding thioredoxin family protein — protein: MEQLFSKKQVDDFIRQHSLTLLMLKTQNCSVCEAVQPQAERLLEGYEHITGGFVYMEDVPELAGEYMIFTSPVLLLLMEGKEVYRVARFIIFEELANQINRYHEFMQS